The nucleotide window ttttctttttttcaggctAAAGGAGCTCACAGCTCACCCACAGAATACATTTATCACTATTTTTCAATCATCATATGGCACATGTGATGATTGATTTCTATAAACTTTCTGCTTTTAATTTTGAGAACCCTTTTTTTGTGCTAGAGATTTCACCACAATACTCATGTACACCACAATGTGATTTCAACAAAATGACAGCAATCAATTGAGgcaataaaatgaaaagatgtaCTAAGTGTACACAAGGCAGATTAAATAAATTTGCAGTCATTCCTGATTCTTATTAACCAAGCAGGATCTCTAGAGGATCCTGGCTGGAGGTCTTGAGAATCCAAGCTGGATGTCTACAGAAACCTGGCCCCTCAGAAATGATTGGATTTCTGCACTTGCATAGATATCGAAATTCTGACTTCATCCTTCATCAGAAATTCTAACTTTTGTTCATTCTCTCCATCTTGCAAAGGACACAAGCCACTTTTAGGTGTTATTTGTCCATGACAGTTTGGACACTACAAGATTGgcctagatgggaaaatctaaaCCACTGTTTAATCCAGATTCTTGAATTTGGTTGTATCCAGTCCCGCCTGCCTACAATACAGTAATTAATAATGTAGAGggtaaaattactgaatgctgctTGGTCAAttaagagagtattttttcttaattttgatttgcaaagagggcaaaattattcACTCACCATCGGTCCTCAGGTcacctagcaacagcttattcaatcaAGGAGTTgttttttctgtaacaatgatGTCTCGTTTGGACAAAATTGACCGGGAATATATTGCATAATTAATAtcgaatatatcgaagaattaaaggacaaagtgaaaatgaaaacgagaagaatagcacggagtggtgaaagaacgttttcacaggcaaatgaaagaaacttgcaagcaaatttataaGAATACTACAACAATGTCCTTGGCCAACAATTGctgcagttttaagcattcagaagttcagtaattttgccctgtatgttattaacaagtaatctcaataattattgatccttgtaaaattaaggatcaatatcacttgtgttttcagaagttgctaaAATTGCCCGAGTTGTGCAGTGAcaagggcaatttcagcaacttctggaaacacaagtgatattaatccttgattttactcgcccccatgcaATTACCTATGCAAATTACCTATTTTTGTCCTGTTCCCTTGCTTCTTTAGAGGCTTTTAATTCTCTTCtcagtttttcattttcttctttcaactgAAGACAAGTAAAAGTCAAAGAAAATATTACTTAGCTATTCAACATTACATGTTCCCACTTCCATACTACAATGTCAGGAGGTCtaatattaatttaattgacttCCCATTCAAAATCTATTCTATAAAACAACAAGTAACTTGTATTACCAACACCAATTAGCAAGCAGCTAATTGTAAAGTTCTAGTATTACTAATTTCACAGAGACAGGTAACAATCACAAGCAAAAGTGTGAAATTAACAATAAGTGTCTTTTCCTGACTTCAATTATTGAAGTCAGGAAAAAAACATTTGGAGAATCAAACTCAGGCTAGGGTTAGGTTTAGCTTCAACTTCATTGCAAACTGAGTCCCTGTAGCTTCAAATGCAGCATAACATAATATACCCACCTGGTTTAGTTCCTCTACCACAAGATCTTGTGCCTTGGAACTTTCCAGAGGTGCAATGAAGTAATGAACACTGCCAGACACTGGTGATTGTGCACAAGAGACATTTTCTGATTCGCTGTCACTATCTGTTTCACTTACAGAATCTGTTTTGGTATCAAATTGTTCTCCCTGTAAATAAAAATGCTACTATAAACTAACAATCTAGTTCTAAAATTTTACAACATGGTAGAGTTCACAAAAAAGCAACAATGGTTCGAGCTTGCAGGACATTACTtcaaaatacaataatatttCATACTTTATAAAATAATTACAGTATTGTTGATTTAAGTTGTGTCACATCAAAACTGTGCACTGACTGTCTATAAATTGGCAGCTCCTTTACCATTCTAAACTATACATGTCAGTCCCAGGTTCCATTATTTCCTGGGAGTTACTGACATTTTTGCCCCACAGAGTAGACTCAGCAGTACAGGTGGGTCTATACTTAATGTTTATTTCAATGTAAATAAATCCTTACATTTGGTGAAGCACTTTCCAGAACAGATGTTACTTCCTGGACTTCATCATCAATGATCTAAAAATATTTAGAGGACCAAGATGCATCAACATTGTGTGATATGGCAAAAGAACTAAAGTGCAATAACCTAACACTAATAATTGGTAATGTTGAAAAACTTGATGCTTAAGTGCGACAGTGTTGCATAGTATGAGGCAGTTATTAGAGATAATTAACTACTGATGAAATACACTCTCTCCAAGTCCTTTCAGAACTTTTGAGGAGTTCACCAATTATTTGAGGAAGATTGGGCAAAAACACAAATACCTGTAAAACACGCTTGTTTCTTGATGCCAGGTCATCTgacaaaaaatttttaaaagagaAGGGGTTTGTGTCTTTTTTCTTGTCTTCATTATAACCTAAACAAACATAATTTGGTAAAAAGTCAAAGATATACACAAATCATGAGTTGGATTTCAGTTTAATTTGTGACTAGATaattcatgttgaaaattatAACATGTTCCGttagcaacagctgatctttgccttaCGTCTTTACATTATATAtctaataattatatatatatatatatatatgttacaggtcaaatttgatttcaggttatttttgatttaacctaggtgaacttttttaacctaggttatttataacgtactgttaggttagggttagggttagggttggggttagggtagtaataataatgagaaaaagtctcaccactgcaacggttgcttgcatggtttagtggataaggtggaggactacagatccagaggttgggtgttcgaatcctcatgagtatcaacaacaagaaaaaggggaaaggtaagaatgagattacagggggcaggttagggaagaggcaagtcaggggggttaggaacaactaaagataggaggggaatgtcagaacaagaaggaaggggtgggtggtgaaatgcaaaaggcactttttcagacagttgatttaaaaataacctaggttgatttaaaaataacctaggttgttaaaagttgacctaggttaaaaaaaattacctaaatataaatttgacctgtaacatatatatatatatatatatatatatatatatatatgcagtagGCTTCAATGGTAAGTAACAATCTATCAATGTGAGCTGTGTCGCCCTGACTGGTAACTTTCTCTATAACAATGAAATTAATTTCAGAAATATTGTGTTCggtacaattattattaaaacgAACTGCAAGCTGGcacattttttgtttgtgagcATAGCCGATTTGCGATTGCAAAAATGCACTTTGAAAGCCGTGGAAGTGGAACCTACGTActgtaaattgcatttaatacaAGAGGTCAAGTAGACAACATTTGGAAGAGCAAGACAAGTTTTGGTTAATCTTATAGGTTCGGCCTGtggaaaagcttttaaatttggaATCTTGAATTAAGAAGTTCTTACAGAGATCACATCTAGAAGAGCATTTAAGGCACCCTCCCATAACCCTCCCTGCCTGATTTACCCCACCATCCCTGCCAAATTTAGAAGGTGCCAAAATGTCTTTGAGGTTTTTGGTACGACGATATGCTGGAAAAATCTATTTAGATGGAAAAATTTCTAATAAGGATAGGATTGTAGTCAAGCACTATAATTAAACGGGAATACTTTTTTGCCAGGCTTGACATTTTTCTTCAGAAGTTCTGATCTTTCAATATTAATCGCCCTATCAAATTGCTTGTCTACTAGGTCTGCATTATAGCCCTGAAACTTAAGATACCCTTTGTATTCGTCACATCTCTTTATCAAAAACTCATCAGTAGAACAATTGCGTCTAACGCGTAAAGCAACCCCATAAGGAATCGCCCTTTTGCAATGTGCTGGGTGAGAACTAGAAAAGGGTAAATAAAGATGGCTATCTGTAGGCTTAGCATAGATATCTGTAATAATGAACCCATCTTGAAGGTGCAGTGTAAGATCCAAGACATTGAGGGTATTCTCAGAATATACCAGCTCAAATTTGATAGTGGGATAGAGGGAATTGATGTACTCGATAAACTCTAACAATTTAGGCAGAACATCGAAAACATCATCCCTATATCTTGACCACAGCAAGGGCTTCAAAGCACCTCCAAACTTAGCTTTCTAGTCAATCAATCCCATAGCCAAGTCGGCATAACTACATGCATTTTTGGGGCCCATTCCGTAccttgtttttgtgcaaaattTATCTCAGAAAATTGACAATTATTGGTTTGAAGGCAAATTTCAATAGCCTCCACAATGCAGTTGGTTGATGGAAATTTAACTAATCAAGAATCAAGAGCTTTTCTAACCGCTGAAATGCCTAAGTTGTTATCAATATTGGGGAACATCACAACTACATCCCAAGAGACCAGCAAGCACCCAGGTGGTAGAGGACCTTTCTAAGAATTAAGTGTTTGGATCCTATTGATGAGATCTGTGGTGTCCTTAACAAATGAAGCATAGAAACCACATCAAAGCAGGAGTCAATTCCTGCGAACTTACAGAACACTTTTTAAATAATGTAAGATCACATAACTTTGACAATGACATAACCATAACAGGTACAGAACAAATTAGAGAAGATTATTTGACAACTGACTGGAAGAAAGAGCTATTACACGACAGAGAAATGTTTTGGTAAAGAATGCTGAACTCAATACAACCGTTTCTCAagttgttttctgttttcttatAGCTTCTCTTGTCGCGCCATACAtactttctttaaaaaaaaggtgGCGTATTTATTGGTAACTGATGTACAAGCTgaagaaagagagtttcaaACATGCCATGTGTGAatttaatttgatcaaaatgaagacgatctcagtttattttgattaactggCATGCTACCTCACCGAAAATGGTTAGAGACAACATACTTGAGAGATTAGCAATGCAAGGAAAATCTCCAGTCCTAGtgcttcaagaaatagcttcttgaaatttgtctgatgcgtggcggcggaacacaacaacaacaacaacaatgagaACAGTgattcttctcatttttaaTACATCATTGTAACAATGgaaagtttgaggtctgaagctgagtcaagtgcaggtaaaaaacacatTTTCAATTAAATTTTGTCAATTTACGTTAAGTTCGCAAACTCTTgcgaatgaaagtgagtttcactaGAAGCAATGAAGGGGGGGtgaattatatttatatttagtaGGTACAGTGCCAGAGTATCTCTTCACTATTAATTCCACTGCTAGGCGATTATTAATGGCCACCAGTGTCAAAGGAAATTTTTTATCCAGTTTTCTTCATTTGATGAtgtgttcattgaccatatttggtagtgcaggtataTGAGCCACAATGGAACTAAAAGTTATCTCAACAGCTTTGAGGACGAGACAAGTTTGATTTGCTTATTATTGATAGTGATATGATCCACAGCCTGATCTATAGAATgagttttttacattttacactCACTGAGTCGGAAACCATCAGCTTCCACCTGTCATACAAGTTCATCTACACGTAACTGCATGTAGCTAGTCTCGTTCTTTGATACTGATTTGACAAGAGTGGTGTAATCAAGGTTAAGAGTTGTGTCAGCTTCAGAAAGATTGTTTATCATGATAAGTAACAACCAGGGGCCCAGTTTCATCCCCAGTGGGACCCCTGCAGGAACAGCTTCCCACTCCAAGAAGCAATGAGCATCGAATTTGTAAATGACACAGCAGCAGCAAATAACTTACCTAACGAAGTACTCACTTCCGGAAAAGGTGATTCATCttcgattattttttcctttcgcTGATTAAGAGGATAATTCTTTGAGATTTTCTGTTCATGGCTTTTCTCTATTTTTGGCTCTTTTGATTTCACAAAGGACTTAAAAGAAAAAGGGTTATTCTCCGTTGCCTCCGCCATGTTGCTGTCATAatagtcacttaaatgttgCGTACACGAACACGAGAGCTACTAATGGGTATATACTTTAAGTAGCGCCATTAAAGTGTATCATAAATGCAATGTGCATATACTAtcgaccaagcgcgaggtcaagatgacTGGATATTGGCCAAATTCTCATTTAGCATTTTGATGGACCGGCACGAAGTCGAGGTCGATAGAAACGCGAAAAGAGAACACGTAATTAAGAATCAGGAAACTTTTATCCAGCCatctttattttaaattttgctgATGCGTTCATTGACTATATAATtatttggtagtgcaggtataTGGATAAAGGCATTTATAACCCACTAttaatttgattaatttgattgatttcATTGGCTACTTTACATTAAGTGATGCAAAATTCCTGAACAGGTATCACGCAATAACTCCCGTTTGccgccaagaaaaaaaaaacgaaaagggAGTTTTCGGATGCTCTCAAAATGTCTCATCCTATTAAGTATTAAGCCAGTTCTTAAGCACAGTTTGCGCAAGTTCCTGGTTGCAAGGGTTCACAAGGGACAGCAAAACAGTCTTAACGCCTTCTGCGAACAACTAACTGAAACCTTCTGGTGGCCTACTAACTCGGCCAGACCGCAGGGAATGGCGGAAGCTAAATGGAGGAAGTTCACAGCAATTAACTCCATAGGTTTGCTGGTCGGGTAGATTGCATGGGTGTCTCTGGAGGGTTCAGGCGCCGTGAAGGTCCAGTAAAACCGGGAGCAGATCAGGTACAATGTGCGGTCTCTACTCAAATGACCAAGATCGTCACGTAGACACTTGAGTGCTTGCTTACAGAGGCTGGCTGTTGCTGCTAACGGGAAATTTTCTTCCCCTTCCACAATGCGTCGGCCCTGAAAATGAGACGCCCCAATCTTTTACCAGTTGCGCTGCCAGTACAGTTTCTCTACGAAACTCTAATTGTGTGGGAGGGCTCTTCAAAGTACAATAATGCAACACCCTCGACAGAGCTGGATCCTTGCGCTGGATTCAAGGAATGTCTGAAGGAATGTCTGAAGCTGCTTCAGATTCTTCGGTGCATTGAGCCGCCAGTTGTCGAAAGCGCTAATCTTCTCACGATCGGGTTCAACTCCGGCAGCACTAACAACATGACCAACGTGAGTCAGTTTTTCGTCGAAAGAGTTTACATTTGAAAGTCTACTGCTTGAGGCCATACTTTTGCAATCGTTTTAAAACTTCTTCCAAACGCTCAAGCATTTCTGGCAAAAACTACCACATCATCATGATGAATAAGGCAGGTGTAGAAGTTACGGTCGCATAAACAATTTTCTATTAGTCTTTGGAAGGTCGCAGGCGTATTTGTTAAACCAAATGGCATTTTGTTGAAGTCGTACAAGCCGAAAGGTGTGATCATAGCCGGTTTGACTCTATCTTCAGGAGCAACTTTGAACTGTAGGTGGCTGCTTTGTGAGCAAAACCATTCTGCACCACTCAAGGCTTATAATGTAGACACTATTCGGGGAATTAGATTAGAGTCTCTAACCGCTTTGGCATTGAGCTTGCCGGAGTCTACATACACTCTCAGGGTATAATGCTTCTTCTTCACTAGCACTACTGGTGAGACGTAAGGGCTCTTAGACTCCGTAACAATTCCAGCATCCAACAAATCATGGATGGCATATAGAATTTCTTCCAGCTGTCCAGGAGGCATTCTGTGGCACGGTTCTTTGAATGGTTGCTCCTGTTTTAAATGGATCTCATGTTCTACTCCATTAGCACATCCAATATCCTTCTCACTACTTGCAAAAGGGTGCGACATACTctataatatttctttcacctcAGCTCTCTGCCCTTCTGTCAACTCTGTCTCCTTGCAATCTGTTTCACTGATACCCACCTTCAGCTCGGAGAAAATAACTTCCCTATGGGCAGGGTTATCTCGTTCAGGTTAAAACCATCAACTACGTAAACTGTCGTAGCTAGGTGGACACTCGCTAGAGCAGGCTTGCGTGGCAGTGTCACTCGTTCGTTTAACATGTTAATCGTTTCCATTGGAACCAAACGTCTCTTGTCAATGTGACCAGTCCTGGTGTTACTGACATATGATGCAGGGATTCGAGTGCTTTTTCCATGCTAAGGCATGAGTCCTTTGCAGAAAACTAGTTTCTCTACTCTCTTCGAAACGGTCTTTGCATTTGTTCCTATGGCAAGTGGCACTCTTTCGTTGTAGGCATTGTCTGGCACCACCAAATTAAGGGCCTGAACACAGCCACTGAAGCCGGCCTCATGCTCAGGAAATTCAACTTCAGCATCAATAAAACTAAGGAATAGGCAGCACCAACCACTCTTAACAATGACTCCACCAGATGCAAAACACATTCTGACAAATCCTTCTTGTAGAATGTTTCTGATACGGAAGTTATCGGACTCCAATTGTCCAACAATGCTAGCTGATTAGCagaaatagtatggtttgtctTGCATCGATGGCGGGTATACCACGTACTTCAAGGGACTGCTAAATCTAAGGATTACGTCATCCGTCTGAGGACTTTCCATATCGCCAGTGGAAAATCTTCATTCTGGTTGGCTGGGCTAATCCACGGCAGGTGGTCTAAGggggtctttgttttcaagacaCCTAGTTTGTGTTTTCCGTCCTCAATTATTGACCTTCAAAGGGGGTTCGTTTAAACCCCTCGAACCACCCCTCCTGCGTGCTTGGAAGCCTCTATTCGATACGGAAACAGCTTTACTTAAAGTAA belongs to Acropora muricata isolate sample 2 chromosome 9, ASM3666990v1, whole genome shotgun sequence and includes:
- the LOC136929289 gene encoding endosome-associated-trafficking regulator 1-like isoform X2; translation: MAEATENNPFSFKSFVKSKEPKIEKSHEQKISKNYPLNQRKEKIIEDESPFPEVSTSLDDLASRNKRVLQIIDDEVQEVTSVLESASPNGEQFDTKTDSVSETDSDSESENVSCAQSPVSGSVHYFIAPLESSKAQDLVVEELNQLKEENEKLRRELKASKEAREQDKNRITSLQKKLAKIEKREADETAALENMVQMVEKNLELTTQRALRAEATVSKLKEEVNILKTESVPIATYNQLLDANESTMIAVRDKSRAASDQMNAAAKNAGQAISQLLAGVDTLKFISHQLQSIDRITNVHVHSDDT
- the LOC136929289 gene encoding endosome-associated-trafficking regulator 1-like isoform X1, with translation MAEATENNPFSFKSFVKSKEPKIEKSHEQKISKNYPLNQRKEKIIEDESPFPEVSTSLGYNEDKKKDTNPFSFKNFLSDDLASRNKRVLQIIDDEVQEVTSVLESASPNGEQFDTKTDSVSETDSDSESENVSCAQSPVSGSVHYFIAPLESSKAQDLVVEELNQLKEENEKLRRELKASKEAREQDKNRITSLQKKLAKIEKREADETAALENMVQMVEKNLELTTQRALRAEATVSKLKEEVNILKTESVPIATYNQLLDANESTMIAVRDKSRAASDQMNAAAKNAGQAISQLLAGVDTLKFISHQLQSIDRITNVHVHSDDT